The Pseudanabaena sp. ABRG5-3 genome includes the window GTGGGAAGCAATTGCGATTTCTGGTTGATGATTTATTGATCAAAGCAAAACTAGAAGCGAATAGGTTAGTTCTCGATCGCCAAGATACGAATATATGGGAACTATGCGAAGCCGCGATCGCCGATTTGAAAGAGATCGCCGATCGCAAACAATTACTCCTACGCTTAACTAGCACAGAACCTAATCATCAGCTTTTCTTCCTTGACCCAGTTCTCTTTCGTCGTGCCGTAGACAATTTGCTCTCCAATTCGATCAAATTTGCGCCTCCAGATAGTGAAATTACCCTCACAGTTGAATATCCTAACGAAAAGGGCTTGCGCGTAATGGTTGCGGATTTAGGACAAGGGGTAAGCGAAGAACTGCGGCAAAGTATTTTTGAAAAATATGAAATCGGTACTTTTATGAAAGGCGTAAAACAAACGGGTTTGGGGTTAGCATTTTGCAAAATTGCGATCGAAGGACATGGCGGTACAATTACGGTAACTGACAATCAACCTCAAGGTTCAATTTTCACGATTGAAATCAATAAGTAGGTGGGCGCAATTAAATATAAAACCCCAAAACCTGTGGCGCACGCTGCGCGTGCGCCACAGGTTTTGGCTCTGGTTTTAATTATGCCCACCTACTTAATTCATAGTTAAGTGCCGCACAGAGCATGACTTTAATTAATGAAAAAACTACTGGCAAACATAGACTAGGGGCGTTTTATGAATACGGCACAGGATAAAAGCACTAGAGCAACGATTTTAGTTGTGGATGATACGCCAGACAATCTCACCTTTATGAGTGGTCTGCTCAAGGATACTTTTCGTGTCAAGGTGGCAAATCATGGCGAAAAAGCCTTAAATATTGTTCAATCTAGCCCCAAACCTGACTTGATTTTGCTGGATATCATGATGCCAGATCTTGATGGTTATCAGGTTTGCGAACGTCTTAAGGCAGACCCACAAACTAAGGATATTCCGATTATTTTTTTGACAGCTAAATCAGAAATAGAAGATGAACGTAAAGGACTAGAGCTAGGAGCCGCCGACTATATCACCAAGCCCGTCAGTCCTGCGATTTTGATGGCGAGAGTGAATACCCAACTAATGCTCAAGGCTTCAGCAGATTTTCTGCGGGATCAGAATGCTTTTTTGGAACAAGAAGTTGCGAAAAGAACCCGTGAAGTCCAAGCGATTCAGGATGTGACGATTGTGATGATGGCATCTCTTGCCGAAACCCGTGATAACGAAACAGGCAACCACATTCGCCGCACTCAGAATTACGTTAGAGCGTTAGCGCAACATCTCAAAAATCATCCACGTTTTCAGCACTTTTTGACTGAGCATAATATCAATATGCTCTATAAGTCCGCACCACTCCATGACATCGGTAAGGTGGGCATCCCCGATCGCATTTTGCTAAAGCCAGATAAGTTGACCGCCGAAGAATTTGAGATTATGAAAACCCATACGACTTTGGGGCGCGATGCGATCGCCACGGCGGAAAAAATGTTAGGGGTGCAGGCTGCTTTTCTGCAAATCGCTAAGGAAATTGCCTATTCCCACCAAGAGAAATGGAACGGTACGGGCTATCCCGAAGGATTGGCAGGAGATGCGATTCCTATTGCCGCAAGACTGATGGCTGTGGCAGATGTCTATGATGCCTTGATCAGTCGTCGCGTTTACAAAGCCCCAATGTCTCACGAACAGGCGGTATCAATCATTATGGATGGCAAGAATTCGCACTTTGATCCTGATATTGTCGATGCTTTTATGGAGATTAATCAGGAGTTTAATGCGATCGCCCAGCAATTTATTGATCCTGATATTGATGTGTAATTTCGATCACACTGGCTATTCAATCTTTCAGATTGTTTCACTGTTTGCTTAAAAAAGGTCGCTAAGCGACCTTTTTTAATTTTTAGGGCTTACGCAAGAATCACAGGGAAGTAATCCCTTCAGAACTTTTCTGCACCACTAAGCTTCCTAAGATACCAAATGGTTTCTATAGTCTTGGACAGTAACTCAAAACCCAAGAATTGATTGGCGGCGCGGAGCGCCGCCAATCAATTCTTGGGTTTTATGTCCTAGTAATCTTGGCGATAGCTATACTATGTCTATTCAGGCTATTACTGATGAAGATGCTCTTAATGGCATTAATATACTTGATGCACCCAATTTCTAGAACCCCCTCTAACTCCCCCCTTGGAAGGGGGAGAACTTAGACTTCCCCCCTTCCAAGGGGGATTGAGGGGGGTAAAAATTTGCATGGTGTGTCAAGTATATGAACGCCCTCTTAATTGGTTCCATCTATGCTGAGCTACTTACAAAGCTTTACGCTCAATGAAATATCACGTTAGTCTTCTATATCAGATTTTCTAGACAACATTAGTTGAAGTGCCTGAATCGTGGAGATAACAAAAAGAATAAATAGAGCGAATGTGACACTTACAAGCCATAGCCAATGCCATCCCATATATGGTGGTGAATGCATCAAAACCATGCCAAATAAGAGAACCATCAAGATGGCTATCATAAGCGCGATTAAAGCTCTTCCCCAAGAACGTCTGTAGGTTATTGGTCGGATTACAACATAGAATAGTAAGACCTCGATTGACATGACACCTATTATGGTGAGGATATCTTGTAATGGGTAATCATGAGGAAGTGGAACTTTAAGAACTCCCAGCTTATATGAGTCAAGTTGAAAACCTGACATTCCTAAGACGATAACTCCAACTCCCCAGAAAGTGACAAAGAACCATAAACCTCGAAAGATAGGCTTATTCATTGGTAATTGCTAGTTAAAAGACTCCATCAAACAACTTTAGTTTACAGGGCAAAGCTCTTTTGTGAATTAAAAAACAAACCCAGTAAGGGTTTTCAAAGCACAAAATGGCTTAGCCATTTTGTGCTTCGGTATTACGGGTATATTCCATAGCTATATTTCCAACCATCTAAACAATTGCCCAACGGTAAGTTGCAGTCCTTCTGCAAAATCTGGGACAGGCAAAACTGCACTTTGATCTTCAAATATAGCTAAGGTGCGATCGCGAAAATAGACTATTGCTGTTGCCACTATTGCTATAGTTTGCTGTAGATTATAGGCTGTAGATATTCTAGCGTTTTACTCACGGCTTGCTGATCAATGAATTTTGAAGCTGAATTAAATCTAACCCTCCGCGCCCGTTATCCCTTGATTTATATACCCTCCGCCGAAGAGGAACGGGTCGAAGCCGTGATTACCAATGTGGCAAAATCCCTTGGTCGTAGTGTATTTATTTGGGATTTTGTCGATGGCTATCAGTCCAATCCCACCGATGCAGGGGCAGGTAAGCGCAATCCCCTCCAAGCCTTAGAATTTGTGGATAAAATCCCCAAGGGAGCAGTATTTGTATTGCGCGATTTCGATCGCTTTCTCGATGATGTGGCGATCGCCCGTAAGCTGAAAAATCTTGCCCGTAAGCTCAAAAGTGAAGCGCAAAATATCATTGTGCTTGCCTCACAGATTAGTATTCCCGATAGCCTCAGTGAGTTTTTCTCAATTCTCGAATTTCCACTTCCCAATCCTAGCGAACTAAAAATCGAAATTGAACAGATTGCCAATTCCACAAATTCGGCTAACGATCTGCAATTAAATAAACAGGCGATCGATGATTTAGTCCGTGCTAGTCAAGGCTTGTCTCTAGAGCGCATCCGACGAGTATTAGCAAAGGCGATCGCTGAAAATAACTGCTTGCGCCCCGAAGATGTCGAACTAATTCTCGAAGAAAAGCGCCAAAGTATTCGTCAAACCCAGATTTTAGAATTCTATCCATCGACTACAGAAATTAGCGATATCGGAGGTTTGGATAATCTCAAGGAATGGTTATTAAGACGCGGTGGAGCCTTTAGCGATCGCGCCCGTAAGTACGGCTTGCCCCATCCCAGAGGCTTGCTATTAGCTGGTATTCAAGGCACTGGCAAATCCCTCACCGCGAAGGCGATTTCGCACCATTGGCATTTGCCCCTATTACGCCTCGATGTCGGTCGTCTGTTTGCGGGACTAGTTGGTGAGAGTGAATCCCGCACCAGACAAATGATTCAACTAGCGGAAGCTCTTTCTCCCTGCGTGCTGTGGATTGATGAGATTGATAAGGCATTTTCAGGCATTGAAGGTCGCGGTGATTCAGGAACGACGAATCGTGTTTTTGGCACTTTCTTAACATGGATGGCGGAAAAGACTTCGCCTGTGTTTGTGGTGGCAACTGCAAATAATATTCGCGCTTTGCCTCCCGAACTCTTGCGGAAAGGTCGATTCGATGAAGTATTTTTTGTAGGTTTGCCTAACCAAGAAGAGCGATCGCAGATTTTCTCCGTGCACCTAGGCAAATATCGACCCCACAATACTCGTGCCTACGACATCGATCGCCTTGCCTATGAAACGCCAGATTTTTCAGGTGCAGAAATTGAACAGGGGATCATCGAAGCAATGCACATTGGCTTCAGTCAAAATCGTGACTTTACCACCGATGACATCCTTGAAGCCGCCAGTCAAATTGTGCCATTGGCGCAAACGGCTCAGCAAGAAATTCAAGTTCTCCAAGAATGGGCTGCGTCAGGTAAGGCTAGATTAGCTTCACGACAGAATGTATTTAGATAGTCATATAGCGATTTGCATTTTGCCGTAGGCAAGATGCAAATCCAAAACTCTTATGGAGAGGCGCAGTCCTATCAAGCCTAGAACAAGGGGCTTAAGCCCCTTGCTTTTATCAAATGTTCTAAAGTGATCTGTTCTCCTCATTATGAAAACCACACAAATAAAGTCTTAGAGCAACGCTCCGAGACTTTATTTGTGTGGTTAAGAATTGTTATGTTAGGAAATCTAGGCAATGCTAAGGGAAGTTCACAAATATTCAAAAATCCAAACCATATCTTGTTGCGATAAGTCGTGATAATAGATAGGCTTACGCAATTCATGAATTGTCCCTACATTTGGTGATTGATGCGTAAGTCCTAAAGAGGTCATTTTGGAAATTGAGAATCTGAAGATTTATGACAAAGCCTAAGCGTGTTGGTATTTTGACCAGTGGTGGAGACTGTGGTGGACTCAATGCTGTCATTCGGGCTGTCGTGCGCCGCGCTCGCGACTATGATATAGAAATTTATGGAATTAAAGGCGCAACTCAAGGATTGATGAACCGTCCAGTGGAAGCAGAATTACTGGATATGAAACGGGTCTCAGGGATTTTACGCTATGGTGGCACAATTTTGGGAACAGTGAATAAAGGGAATCCTTTTGCCTATCCGATGACTGATGGCACTTTAGTCGATCGCTCTGAGGAAGTGATTGATGGCTACCATAAACTGGGACTCGATGCCCTGATTGGAATCGGAGGCGATGGGAGCTTGGCGATTTTGCGTCGTCTAGCGCAGCAGGGCAATATGAATCTGGTCGCAGTTCCTAAAACCATTGATAACGATTTGGGGGCAACAGAGAATTCGATTGGCTTTAATACGGCGGTGAGTGTGGCTGTGGAAGCGCTCGATCGCCTAACTTATACCGCCATCAGTCACAGTCGTGTGATGATCCTAGAAGTAATGGGACGTGATGCAGGACATATTGCGGTGAGTGCAGGGATTGCGGGAGGCGCTCATGTGGTCTTGATTCCCGAGATTCCCTACGATCTTGACGAAGTATGCGATCGCTTAATGAATCGTGCTTTGCGGGGATTCCCTTTCAGTACGATGGTCGTTGCCGAAGCTGTGAAAACGCCAACGGGTGAACCTGTGAAATATACCAATAGCCTTGGTCAAACCCTCTATGGAGGCATTGGTCAGTATCTCGGCGATCAGATCAGTACCCGCACAGGTTTAGAAAGCCGCGTCACGATCTTGGGACATGTGCAGAGAGGCAGTACGCCATCGCCACTGGATCGCATCTTAGGTGCAGCTTTTGGTGTGGCGGCTGTGGATTTGATTGCGGAGAAGAAATACGATCGCATGGTGGCATGGGTAAACCGCGAAGTGATCGATGTACCGATTGCCGATGCGATCGCCAAATATAGCGCCGTGGATGTGCATGGGACATTGGTTCGCACGGCTGTCGGTTTAGGCACTTATGTGGGCGAAATTGAACAACTTCTGTAAAAACCGCATTTTTTTGGGTATCACGGCTTTGCCGTGATACCCAAAATATCTTCTAGAAGGCGGTGCAAAGCGCTATAGTTAAGAAATTTGTTTAGTCCAGTAAGAACCTAGTAAACCTGTCTATGTCTAGTCGCCTCAAAGCTCTGTTCTACTACATTACGGCGCGATTACTGCTTGCACCGATTATGCTATGGGCGATCGCCTCAGTCGTATTTCTGTTAATGCGGGCGACCCCCGGTGATCCCATCGACGCAATTTTAGGACCTCGCGCTCCTGAGGAGGTCAAAGTTGCCTTACGTGAGCAAGTAGGACTGACAGGTTCTCTATTTTCGCAATATTGGGGTTATATGCAGGACTTGCTGCACTTCAACCTTGGCAAATCGATTAGCACCCGTGAGCAAACTGTTTGGCAAATTATTAAAAACTTTTTCCCCGCAACCGCAGAATTGGCAATTTATGCCCTGATTGTGGCTTTAGTAGTGGGGTTGACCGTGGGGATTATTGCGGCTCTGCGCCCAAATAGCAAATGGGATGTGGGTGGTAGGTTGTTTGGCATTATTACTTATTCCTTGCCACTGTTTTGGGTTGGGATGATCCTGCAATTAGTCTTCTCGGTGCAATTGGGATGGCTGCCCATTGGTACAAGATTTCCCGCCAGTGCTGAGCCACCCGTGCAGGTGTTTGGGCTATACACAATTGATGCTTTGCTCAAGTCTGATTGGAAAAGCTTTTGGACAAGCATTCAATATCTGATCTTGCCAGCTACGAGTTTAGGAATTGTAATTAGCGGTATTTTTGAGCGAATTGTGCGCGTCAATTTGCGTCAAACCTTGCAGTCTGACTATGTGGAAGCAGCTAAGGCAAGGGGGATTAAACCGAGTGCAATTTTGTTTAACCATGCGTTAAAAAATGCCATGATTCCTGTAATTACCATTCTTGGCTTGACCCTCGCTTCGATGCTTGGTGGTGCGGTGCTAACTGAAGTTACATTCTCTTGGCCGGGGCTAGCCAATCGTCTATTTGAAGCGATCGTTGGGCGGGACTATCCCGTAGTTCAAGGCATTGTCGTATTTTTCGCCATCATCGTCACGATCGCTAGTATTCTCGTAGATATTGTAAATGCTTGGATTGATCCGAGAATTCGTTATTAAATAATGATGTATCGCGCTAATCGCAGCACATCATTATATCTCTTGATATAGTCAGTCAATTCATGACGGAACATCAGCAACCAAAGCGATCGCCATTTTTTAACATCTCTTTGCAATGGGTGGTGGTAGTCCCGTTTGTGGTGCAAACCTTGGGGATTGTTGGTCTGGTAGGATATTTGTCCTATAACAGTGGACAGCAGGCAGTAGAAACCCTCGCTAATCATTTGTTGCGACAGACATCAGAACGGGTAAGTGATCAACTCAATAACTACTTACAGCTATCGCAGCAGGTTGTGTCAGTCAATCGTCTTAGTGTAGAGCAGGGAATGCTTGATTTGACCAACCGTGAACAATTGCGGCTCCAACTTTGGCAACAAATTTTCTCTAATCCCTCACTCCCCACAATTGGCTACTGGAGTGAGGATGGTAGTGTCCTTGGTTATGTCCGTATCACCTCAGAAAAGGAGCGTCTGCTGGTGAGTAAAGTTTCTGGGGAAGTTATTCCCTCAGGTTCATTTCTATTACAGGAAGCCTCTGTAGTTAAGAAATCTAGTTTAGGACAACGCCGATATTACTTAACTGATACCCAAGGAAAGCCGCGTAAACTGGTCTTTCAATTTGCGGTTGACCATCGAGATGTTCCTTGGTATCGTCAGGCAAAAAGCATTGGCAAAAAACATTGGACTGACGTATTTGTCGCTCGTGATAGCGCAATGTTACTTGAATCATCGGTCGATCCAGTCTATGACTCCACTGGAAATTTGCAAGGCTTTTTCGTTGCTCACTATTTCTTATTCCAGATTGGTGAATTTCTCAACAAACTAAAGTTCTCTCCTACTGGACAGGCTTTTATTATTGAGCGCTCAGGTGATTTGGTGGCAACATCTGTATTAGCAGAATCATCGGCAATGAGAGAAGTTGATGGCAAGCTGGTACGCATACCCGCTTTGCAGAGTCAGAATTTGGTGACGCGGGAAATCTCTAATCAGCTAATCCAGCAATTTGGTGATTTTAATAGCCTCAAAGGTTCGACGCAAATGAGTTTGACTGTTGCGGGGCAGAGACAATTTGTGCAGGTCACACCCTATGAAGATAACTATGGTTTGGACTGGCATGTGGTGACGGCGATTCCTGAATCTGACTTCATATCAGAAATTCAGGCAAATTTATACCGCACGTTATGGTTATGTGGATTAGCCCTAGTTGGTTCCGTTAGTATTGGGATTTGGACATCTCAACGCATTATGAGATCGCTGTCTCATCTCACTCAAGCTACTAAGTCTTTTTCTGAAAATCGGCTTGAGCAAACCATCCCAGATACGTGCATTACTGAAGTTCAGGTTTTGAAAAAAGCCTTACATCAGATGATGATTGATCTCCATGATGCCGATCAAATGCGCTTAAATTATGCGCGAGATTTGGAACAACAGGTTGCCAAAAAAACAGCAGATCTCACTGAAGCCCAGCGCATTGGGCGGATAGGTAGTTGGGAAATTGATGTCACAACTGGTGTAATTACTTGGTCAGATGAACTGTTTCGGATTTTAGGAGTTGATTCCACAGTTCCGTTACCGAGATATCCCTATATTTTTGACCGCATCCTTCCTGATGATCAGCAAAAACTGCGTACAGCCGTAGATGGTGCGATCGCTCATGGGAAAACCTACAGCGTGGAATATGGCAACTTTCGTCCTGATGGCTCTATTTGCTATCTACTTAGCCGTGGTGAAGCGTTATTTGATGAACAGGGTAAGGTTATCAAGCTTCGTGGTACGGCTCAAGATATTAGCGATCGCAAGCAAGCCGAGATTGCTCTAAAGGAAAACGAAACTCAACTACTCAATCTTTTCTCTAGCATGAAGGATTATATCTTTGTGTTAAATGCTGAGGGTAGATATCTTAAGGTTGCGCCGACTCAAGCCAATATTGAAAGTAATGCTAGCGTTAAATTAAATCAAACTATCCACCAACACTTACCACAGCAAGCTGTTGATCTCTTTCTAGGTGCCATTCAAAAAGTTCTCACGACCCAAAAAAGTGTCGAACTAGAATACAGTTTGGAAATTATGGGTAAAGAACAATGGTTCTCAACCATCGTGTCACTGCTAGATCAAGAATCAGTCCTCTGGGTTGCTCGTAATGTTAGCGATAAGAAGCAAGCAGAAATAGCATTGCAGCAAAGTGAAGAACGTAGACAATTAGCCCTGAGCTTGACTAATACAGGTAGTTGGGAATTTGATGTTGCGACAGGTGAAGCGATTTGGAGTGGTACTCACTATCGGTTGATGGGACTGAATCCCTATGAACTATCTAGCAATTACCAAACATGGCGCGATCGCGTTCATCCTGAAGATCTGGAATGGGTTGAGGCAGCCTTCAAGCAAGCTTTAGAGACGCATTCCTTGCTAGATGTCGAATATCGAGTTATATATCCTGATGGGACTGTCCGATGGGTTCTCACTAAGGGACAGGGGATTTATAATCAAGATGGGCAGGCGGAGAAAATGATCGGTGTAATGCTGGATATTAGCGATCGCAAAGCATTAGAAATTGCCTTAAAAGATTCAGAAACAAATCTGAGCGATATTTTAAATAGCGCTACCGCAATAATTACAAGGGTGGAGATTAAGAGAGATGGCACATGGGATATCAAATATGTTTCTAAAGCATGTGAGGCAGTTTCTGGTTATAGTCCCAAGGAATTAGTTGATGATCAAGCCCTTTGGGTCAGTTCAATTTATCCTGAAGATTGGCAAAGTCTGGGAGATCAAATTTACGCAGATATTTTTAATGAGCTTGGTGGAAGTTATACCTATAGATTTCGACATAAAGATGGATCTCTCCGTTGGCTTTCGCAAACAAACCATTCGCGTTGGGACATATTCCTAAATGCTTATGTTGTCACGATGCTAACTTCAGATGTGAGCGATCGCAAGCGTTTAGAACAGGAACTAACCTACAGCCTCGATTTACGAGAACTGCTTTTTAATGAATCCACTGATGCACTGTTCTTAGTCGATAGTGAGACTTCACTCATATTTGACTGCAATCAGCAAGCCATAAAACTATTTGAAGTAGATAGTAAAAATCAATTACTTAACATTGTGGGGCGTATTCTGCACAAAAATGATCTAACTGTTGAGGAACTTGCTTGGATTAATCAAGAAATGGATGAAAAAGGCTTCTGTAACTTAGAAGTAGAATATGCCACTTTCAAAGGAAATTACTTTTGGGGAGATCTTTTGCTTAAGAGAATTACTTTTGGTGAACGCCATTTTAGTCTAGCTCGCATAGCGGATATTAGCATTCGCAAGCAAGCAGAATTTGCCTTAGCTGCATCCAAGGTAGCCGCAGAAGAAGCTACGAGAGCCAAAAGTGCATTTTTAGCGAATATGAGTCACGAAATCCGCACACCAATGAATGGGGTGATTGGCATGACACAACTGCTGCAAACTACTGAACTGACCGAAGAACAACAGGATTTTGTGCAAACTATTGCCGATAGTGGTGAAGCGCTTTTGGCGGTGATCAATGACATTCTTGATTTCTCGAAAATCGAATCAGGGATGCTCACCATTGAGTCAAAGGATTTTGTGCTGCAAGATTTGATCAAATCAGTTTGTGACATCTTCCGTAGTCAAGCGATCGCCAAGCAAATTGATCTCAAATACATCATTGCTCCTGAGGTTCCCATTACTGTCGTTAGCGATCGCGATCGGCTGCGGCAAATCCTCTTAAATCTAGTGGGAAATGCGATTAAATTTACGCCTCAAGGTCAGGTTGTTATTTCCGTAGATAGCCGATTTGCAGAAGCCAATAAATATGAACTTAAATTTGCGATCGCCGATACAGGTATTGGCATTAAAAGTGAGCGAATTGACCAACTATTTCAGCCATTTACCCAAGTAGATGCTTCCATTAGTCGTCAGTATGGTGGTACTGGTCTAGGATTAGCCATTAGTAAACGCCTTGTCGAGTTGATGGGTGGCACAATTTGGGTTGAGAGTTTACAGCATATTGGTGGTAATCCTCCCTACGATTGGCAGTCAGAACTCATAACTCAAGGCTCAACTTTCCATTTCACGCTCGAAGTTTTGACAAACTCAGATTTCAGTCAAACTCAGGAAACTTTGATTAGAAAAATTAGTAAGACTCTAATCGATAACACCATATCTCAAAAATTTCCTTTACGCATTTTGCTAGCTGAAGATAATTTGGTTAATCAAATGGTGGCTAGTTCATTACTTAAAAAACTTGGCTATCAGGTTCATATTGCTAATAATGGATTGGAAGCTGTAGAGGTAGTCAAAAAACATCCCTATGATTTAATCATCATGGATGTGCAGATGCCTGAAATGGATGGATTGATGGCAACTAAGTTAATTCGTGCATACTTAAGTAATCATGGCAATGCTGAACTCAATGTAAATCCAGTAAAAATTGTGGCAATGACTGCGAATGCTATGCCCGAAGACCGTCAAGCTTGTCTAGATGCGGGAATGGATGATTACATCAGTAAGCCGATTAACTTGCAAGAAATCATTCGCATCGTCAGTATTAATCAATAGTTGCCATGCATTGAAATGGGGCGACAGCTATACATCTCATCTATACATTATATTTGGGGTTGCCTTACAGTCATTTTTGATCAAAAGAACCACAAAGAAATTTTTAAAAGCGTTGCAAAGCAATGCTTTTAAAAATTTCTTTGGTTTAGGTTTGAGTGCAAAGCGATGTATAGCTACAGTCACTTGTCTTAGGACAAATCAAAACCCAAGAATTGATTGGCGGCGCGGAGCGCCGCCAATCAATTCTTGGGTTTTATGTCCTAGTACACTTGGCGATAGCTATAAATCGCGAAGTTTTACTAAAAAAGATAAATTAGTAGACCCGTTGATTATAAATTTAGATCCGATGTCTAAACAGACTGGCAAAATACAGACTGGCAGAATAGTGAACTTAAAGATTTTATGAAAATCAAACCTGTTT containing:
- a CDS encoding AAA family ATPase, yielding MNFEAELNLTLRARYPLIYIPSAEEERVEAVITNVAKSLGRSVFIWDFVDGYQSNPTDAGAGKRNPLQALEFVDKIPKGAVFVLRDFDRFLDDVAIARKLKNLARKLKSEAQNIIVLASQISIPDSLSEFFSILEFPLPNPSELKIEIEQIANSTNSANDLQLNKQAIDDLVRASQGLSLERIRRVLAKAIAENNCLRPEDVELILEEKRQSIRQTQILEFYPSTTEISDIGGLDNLKEWLLRRGGAFSDRARKYGLPHPRGLLLAGIQGTGKSLTAKAISHHWHLPLLRLDVGRLFAGLVGESESRTRQMIQLAEALSPCVLWIDEIDKAFSGIEGRGDSGTTNRVFGTFLTWMAEKTSPVFVVATANNIRALPPELLRKGRFDEVFFVGLPNQEERSQIFSVHLGKYRPHNTRAYDIDRLAYETPDFSGAEIEQGIIEAMHIGFSQNRDFTTDDILEAASQIVPLAQTAQQEIQVLQEWAASGKARLASRQNVFR
- a CDS encoding ABC transporter permease, with product MSSRLKALFYYITARLLLAPIMLWAIASVVFLLMRATPGDPIDAILGPRAPEEVKVALREQVGLTGSLFSQYWGYMQDLLHFNLGKSISTREQTVWQIIKNFFPATAELAIYALIVALVVGLTVGIIAALRPNSKWDVGGRLFGIITYSLPLFWVGMILQLVFSVQLGWLPIGTRFPASAEPPVQVFGLYTIDALLKSDWKSFWTSIQYLILPATSLGIVISGIFERIVRVNLRQTLQSDYVEAAKARGIKPSAILFNHALKNAMIPVITILGLTLASMLGGAVLTEVTFSWPGLANRLFEAIVGRDYPVVQGIVVFFAIIVTIASILVDIVNAWIDPRIRY
- a CDS encoding two-component system response regulator is translated as MNTAQDKSTRATILVVDDTPDNLTFMSGLLKDTFRVKVANHGEKALNIVQSSPKPDLILLDIMMPDLDGYQVCERLKADPQTKDIPIIFLTAKSEIEDERKGLELGAADYITKPVSPAILMARVNTQLMLKASADFLRDQNAFLEQEVAKRTREVQAIQDVTIVMMASLAETRDNETGNHIRRTQNYVRALAQHLKNHPRFQHFLTEHNINMLYKSAPLHDIGKVGIPDRILLKPDKLTAEEFEIMKTHTTLGRDAIATAEKMLGVQAAFLQIAKEIAYSHQEKWNGTGYPEGLAGDAIPIAARLMAVADVYDALISRRVYKAPMSHEQAVSIIMDGKNSHFDPDIVDAFMEINQEFNAIAQQFIDPDIDV
- a CDS encoding PAS domain-containing protein, with amino-acid sequence MTEHQQPKRSPFFNISLQWVVVVPFVVQTLGIVGLVGYLSYNSGQQAVETLANHLLRQTSERVSDQLNNYLQLSQQVVSVNRLSVEQGMLDLTNREQLRLQLWQQIFSNPSLPTIGYWSEDGSVLGYVRITSEKERLLVSKVSGEVIPSGSFLLQEASVVKKSSLGQRRYYLTDTQGKPRKLVFQFAVDHRDVPWYRQAKSIGKKHWTDVFVARDSAMLLESSVDPVYDSTGNLQGFFVAHYFLFQIGEFLNKLKFSPTGQAFIIERSGDLVATSVLAESSAMREVDGKLVRIPALQSQNLVTREISNQLIQQFGDFNSLKGSTQMSLTVAGQRQFVQVTPYEDNYGLDWHVVTAIPESDFISEIQANLYRTLWLCGLALVGSVSIGIWTSQRIMRSLSHLTQATKSFSENRLEQTIPDTCITEVQVLKKALHQMMIDLHDADQMRLNYARDLEQQVAKKTADLTEAQRIGRIGSWEIDVTTGVITWSDELFRILGVDSTVPLPRYPYIFDRILPDDQQKLRTAVDGAIAHGKTYSVEYGNFRPDGSICYLLSRGEALFDEQGKVIKLRGTAQDISDRKQAEIALKENETQLLNLFSSMKDYIFVLNAEGRYLKVAPTQANIESNASVKLNQTIHQHLPQQAVDLFLGAIQKVLTTQKSVELEYSLEIMGKEQWFSTIVSLLDQESVLWVARNVSDKKQAEIALQQSEERRQLALSLTNTGSWEFDVATGEAIWSGTHYRLMGLNPYELSSNYQTWRDRVHPEDLEWVEAAFKQALETHSLLDVEYRVIYPDGTVRWVLTKGQGIYNQDGQAEKMIGVMLDISDRKALEIALKDSETNLSDILNSATAIITRVEIKRDGTWDIKYVSKACEAVSGYSPKELVDDQALWVSSIYPEDWQSLGDQIYADIFNELGGSYTYRFRHKDGSLRWLSQTNHSRWDIFLNAYVVTMLTSDVSDRKRLEQELTYSLDLRELLFNESTDALFLVDSETSLIFDCNQQAIKLFEVDSKNQLLNIVGRILHKNDLTVEELAWINQEMDEKGFCNLEVEYATFKGNYFWGDLLLKRITFGERHFSLARIADISIRKQAEFALAASKVAAEEATRAKSAFLANMSHEIRTPMNGVIGMTQLLQTTELTEEQQDFVQTIADSGEALLAVINDILDFSKIESGMLTIESKDFVLQDLIKSVCDIFRSQAIAKQIDLKYIIAPEVPITVVSDRDRLRQILLNLVGNAIKFTPQGQVVISVDSRFAEANKYELKFAIADTGIGIKSERIDQLFQPFTQVDASISRQYGGTGLGLAISKRLVELMGGTIWVESLQHIGGNPPYDWQSELITQGSTFHFTLEVLTNSDFSQTQETLIRKISKTLIDNTISQKFPLRILLAEDNLVNQMVASSLLKKLGYQVHIANNGLEAVEVVKKHPYDLIIMDVQMPEMDGLMATKLIRAYLSNHGNAELNVNPVKIVAMTANAMPEDRQACLDAGMDDYISKPINLQEIIRIVSINQ
- a CDS encoding ATP-dependent 6-phosphofructokinase, which codes for MTKPKRVGILTSGGDCGGLNAVIRAVVRRARDYDIEIYGIKGATQGLMNRPVEAELLDMKRVSGILRYGGTILGTVNKGNPFAYPMTDGTLVDRSEEVIDGYHKLGLDALIGIGGDGSLAILRRLAQQGNMNLVAVPKTIDNDLGATENSIGFNTAVSVAVEALDRLTYTAISHSRVMILEVMGRDAGHIAVSAGIAGGAHVVLIPEIPYDLDEVCDRLMNRALRGFPFSTMVVAEAVKTPTGEPVKYTNSLGQTLYGGIGQYLGDQISTRTGLESRVTILGHVQRGSTPSPLDRILGAAFGVAAVDLIAEKKYDRMVAWVNREVIDVPIADAIAKYSAVDVHGTLVRTAVGLGTYVGEIEQLL